In Chryseobacterium lactis, a single genomic region encodes these proteins:
- a CDS encoding dicarboxylate/amino acid:cation symporter, giving the protein MNSLSKQKTFTDSYLRNLSLYVFTAIIGGALTGYYFPEIGRHLEKVSHYFFMLLEVLIVPVIFIAVTYGVSYIFSIENAFKIVGQMILYFLIITSISIALGIGFGFLLKPGADTGISMAAIHKEIPQRFLTNTTNPLYVINYIIFIFISISAGVIIGLSKGKNRLLRILDEGKNIFFKLIKYVYIFLPVVIFCNISYGIAVYGINTLLPLSKVVATVYLACLVFIFGILGPLTAFFKINLWDFLISIKEEIILVVATSSSKTAFPMIFEKMESQGYDLKILRFVIPLGYNFNLAGACIYLSISCIFLVQFYNLSLTTADYFWLFIIISLASKTASGVPGSGFLALMFTLSRFGKIPVTDLALLYSVDRFMNEARSVTNFIGIAISAAVISKVNQRQKNII; this is encoded by the coding sequence ATGAATTCCTTATCCAAACAAAAAACGTTTACAGACTCATATCTGAGGAATCTTAGCCTGTATGTATTCACTGCTATTATCGGTGGAGCATTAACAGGTTATTATTTCCCTGAGATCGGCAGGCATCTGGAAAAGGTAAGTCACTATTTTTTTATGCTTCTGGAGGTGTTGATCGTTCCCGTTATTTTTATTGCCGTTACCTACGGAGTCAGCTATATTTTCAGTATTGAAAATGCTTTTAAAATCGTAGGACAAATGATCCTCTATTTTCTGATCATTACTTCCATAAGTATTGCCTTGGGAATTGGGTTTGGCTTTCTCTTAAAGCCGGGTGCCGATACGGGAATCTCCATGGCTGCGATCCATAAAGAAATTCCGCAGCGTTTTCTGACCAACACTACAAATCCTTTGTATGTTATCAATTATATCATTTTTATTTTCATATCCATTTCTGCCGGAGTGATTATTGGCCTGTCCAAAGGTAAAAACAGGCTGCTTCGTATTTTAGACGAGGGTAAAAATATTTTTTTTAAACTCATAAAATATGTATACATTTTTCTTCCGGTAGTTATTTTTTGTAATATTTCCTATGGAATTGCAGTCTATGGCATCAATACTCTACTTCCCTTAAGTAAAGTAGTGGCCACCGTATATCTTGCGTGTCTGGTTTTTATATTTGGAATATTAGGTCCATTAACTGCTTTTTTTAAAATCAATCTGTGGGATTTTTTAATCAGCATTAAAGAAGAAATTATCCTTGTAGTCGCTACTTCTTCTTCAAAAACAGCCTTTCCGATGATCTTTGAAAAAATGGAATCCCAGGGCTATGATCTGAAAATCCTCCGTTTTGTAATTCCTCTCGGATATAATTTTAATCTGGCTGGTGCTTGTATTTATCTTTCTATTTCATGCATTTTTCTGGTTCAGTTTTACAATCTTTCTCTTACAACGGCAGATTATTTCTGGCTTTTTATCATTATTTCCCTGGCTTCAAAAACAGCGTCAGGAGTTCCCGGATCAGGTTTTCTGGCTTTGATGTTTACGCTCAGTAGATTTGGAAAAATCCCTGTAACAGATCTGGCATTGCTGTATAGCGTAGATCGTTTTATGAATGAAGCAAGATCAGTTACCAATTTTATAGGGATTGCCATTTCAGCGGCCGTTATTTCCAAGGTTAATCAACGTCAGAAAAATATAATTTAA
- a CDS encoding co-chaperone GroES: protein MSVNFKPLADRVLVEPIAAETKTASGIIIPDTAKEKPQEGTVVAVGPGKKDEPTTVQVGDKVLYGKYSGSELKLEGKDYLIVKEADLLGIIG from the coding sequence ATGTCAGTAAACTTTAAACCATTAGCAGACAGAGTTTTGGTAGAACCAATCGCTGCAGAAACTAAAACAGCTTCAGGTATTATTATTCCGGACACGGCAAAAGAAAAGCCGCAAGAAGGTACTGTAGTGGCAGTAGGTCCTGGTAAAAAAGATGAGCCTACAACTGTTCAGGTAGGTGACAAAGTTCTTTATGGAAAATATTCAGGTTCTGAATTGAAGTTAGAAGGAAAAGATTACTTAATTGTAAAAGAAGCTGACTTACTAGGGATAATCGGATAA
- a CDS encoding CitMHS family transporter, with translation MKSPISTSSAIREPTITLTSVSAIHSTGEKKNNNNLTYISILMLTFLGFLMIFIFMILIMNKKLTPLTALVLVPVLIAIVAGFGPDLGKMMKEGVKEIALTGVMLIFAILYFSLMIDTGLFEPLVNAILKAVGDNPVKTTIGTAILTTLVSLDGDGSSTYIIVVAAMLPLYKRQGMNPLVLTCIIMLAGGIMNILPWGGPTARVMSSLKLGHTEIFVPMIPVMLIGLAWVFLVAYILGVKERKRINKHGKYTRYNPQDIIGEADPALRRPKLIIINLLLTIVLLSVMILDIIPLGIAFMIAFCIASVINYPKLKDQQKIISKHAGNALSVAGMIFGAGIFTGILNGTGIMQAMGNSIINIIPQSWGGYLNIITAVFSVPLTFFLTNDAYYFGILPVITATGHQLGISPDVLGRASLVGQASHLLSPLVPSTYLLVSLAGVEFSDHLKFTLKWAIGSSIVMLLGALILHII, from the coding sequence TTGAAGTCGCCTATATCAACCAGCTCGGCAATCAGAGAACCGACAATTACGCTTACGTCGGTTTCCGCAATACATTCGACTGGAGAAAAAAAGAACAATAATAACCTCACCTACATCTCTATACTTATGCTTACATTTCTTGGTTTCTTAATGATTTTCATTTTCATGATTCTCATCATGAACAAAAAGCTGACCCCACTCACCGCTTTGGTACTTGTTCCTGTTCTTATAGCCATAGTGGCTGGTTTCGGGCCTGATCTTGGTAAAATGATGAAAGAAGGTGTGAAAGAAATTGCACTTACCGGTGTCATGCTGATCTTTGCGATTTTATATTTCAGTTTGATGATTGATACCGGGCTTTTTGAGCCGCTGGTGAATGCCATTTTAAAAGCTGTAGGAGATAATCCTGTAAAAACAACGATTGGAACAGCTATTCTTACCACATTGGTTTCTCTGGATGGCGACGGCTCTTCCACCTACATCATTGTAGTAGCAGCAATGCTTCCGCTGTATAAAAGGCAGGGAATGAACCCGCTTGTATTGACCTGTATTATTATGCTGGCCGGTGGAATTATGAATATTTTACCTTGGGGCGGCCCCACAGCAAGAGTCATGAGTTCTTTGAAACTCGGCCATACGGAAATATTTGTCCCCATGATTCCTGTCATGTTAATCGGACTTGCCTGGGTGTTTTTGGTCGCTTATATTTTAGGAGTTAAAGAAAGAAAAAGAATCAATAAACACGGAAAATATACCCGATACAATCCACAGGATATTATAGGAGAAGCCGACCCGGCATTACGCCGTCCCAAATTGATTATCATCAATCTTCTCCTGACAATCGTTCTTTTAAGCGTAATGATTCTGGATATTATCCCTTTAGGAATTGCCTTTATGATTGCTTTTTGTATTGCTTCTGTGATTAATTATCCAAAGCTTAAAGATCAGCAAAAAATTATTTCAAAACATGCCGGAAATGCATTATCCGTAGCGGGAATGATCTTCGGAGCCGGTATCTTTACAGGAATTCTGAATGGTACCGGTATTATGCAGGCTATGGGAAACAGCATTATTAATATTATTCCACAAAGTTGGGGCGGCTATCTGAATATTATTACTGCTGTATTCAGTGTACCATTGACCTTTTTCCTTACGAATGATGCTTATTATTTTGGAATTTTACCGGTGATTACCGCCACGGGGCATCAGCTCGGGATTTCTCCTGATGTCTTGGGAAGAGCAAGCCTTGTTGGCCAGGCTTCGCATTTACTAAGTCCTTTGGTTCCTTCCACTTATTTGTTGGTATCATTAGCCGGTGTAGAATTTTCAGATCATTTAAAATTTACTTTAAAATGGGCAATCGGATCATCTATTGTAATGTTGCTGGGAGCTTTGATACTGCATATTATTTAA
- a CDS encoding helix-turn-helix transcriptional regulator: MNEFKTDEIKKMVSEKIKEIKGDTPYSQISERCNVTAARISDVANNKIDCQLSTFIEIATGLRIHPKELFDIIFDFEEYYSELDK; this comes from the coding sequence ATGAACGAGTTCAAGACAGATGAAATAAAAAAAATGGTCTCAGAAAAAATAAAAGAAATAAAAGGAGATACTCCTTATTCTCAGATTTCTGAAAGATGTAATGTTACAGCTGCAAGAATTAGTGATGTGGCTAATAACAAGATTGATTGTCAACTCAGCACTTTCATTGAAATTGCAACTGGACTAAGAATACATCCAAAAGAATTATTTGATATTATTTTTGATTTTGAAGAGTATTATTCTGAATTAGATAAATAA
- a CDS encoding DUF3108 domain-containing protein yields MKSFIVLLLISSTSLFSQKIITPENVNIDQKMIKDETTESVWYAENAGQKIEIGSIITELKKLNKTDLLIKTMVKMKQMPDAKWTDSTIVKTANFLPSYHSSYNSMRDMVLKSGKNKVTGYYLDKKSGKKDLIDTEAVHYFDSSSYPILIRFLPLQENYSSEISIFDYNPKAEKNGVIKAYVTSVKKAEYKDKPVWAVQTTDDISNKTSTTTYYIDPETRKVVKQEMDMKGRKMFLEVIK; encoded by the coding sequence ATGAAATCATTTATTGTACTTTTACTGATAAGCAGCACCTCTTTATTTTCACAAAAAATTATTACCCCCGAAAACGTCAATATTGATCAGAAGATGATAAAAGACGAAACCACCGAGTCGGTGTGGTATGCTGAAAATGCAGGACAGAAAATAGAAATAGGTAGCATTATCACAGAGCTTAAAAAATTGAATAAAACTGATCTGCTCATCAAAACAATGGTAAAGATGAAACAGATGCCGGATGCCAAATGGACTGATTCAACCATTGTGAAAACAGCTAATTTCCTACCTTCCTACCATTCATCTTATAATTCAATGAGAGATATGGTCCTGAAATCCGGGAAAAATAAAGTAACCGGATATTATCTTGATAAAAAGTCCGGAAAAAAAGATCTTATTGATACCGAAGCTGTGCATTATTTCGATAGCAGCAGCTATCCGATACTGATCAGGTTTTTACCTTTACAAGAAAACTATTCTTCTGAAATTTCTATTTTCGATTATAATCCAAAAGCCGAAAAAAACGGAGTCATCAAAGCTTACGTTACAAGTGTCAAAAAAGCAGAATACAAAGACAAACCGGTGTGGGCTGTACAAACGACCGATGATATATCCAACAAAACTTCTACAACGACATACTATATTGATCCTGAAACCAGAAAAGTTGTGAAACAGGAGATGGATATGAAAGGAAGAAAAATGTTTTTAGAGGTAATCAAATAA
- a CDS encoding sensor histidine kinase gives MTYFTENYFLDSFELIWSIILNVFFNIGIYYLVYYYLVPYFYLSNKYPEFILYALICFLVSSLFRILWEPAVFEMNFTPKGFHVSFLYNIYISQGIVILVASFLGITKDKFLIEQDVIDLGEEKEQLYLDLLKSKLNPHFLLNTLNNMYANSFTHSEKTSDSILQLSKLLQYIIYDSGKDKISLTQEFSSLKALAALYQLKYNDQLDIVFNIEDQDEFDIVEIPPSVFLTLFENALKHSAIGIEENSFIKLSCTIKNSDLFFEIVNSVAQNREYSAETNYKGLGNDAVIHILEKYYSGRFDFISEPQENNQYKMFLKIKIHG, from the coding sequence ATGACTTATTTTACCGAAAATTACTTCCTTGATTCCTTTGAGCTGATCTGGAGTATTATTTTGAACGTATTTTTCAATATCGGAATTTATTATCTCGTCTATTATTATCTCGTTCCCTATTTTTATTTATCCAATAAATATCCTGAGTTTATATTATATGCTTTAATCTGTTTTTTGGTTTCCAGTCTTTTTAGAATTCTTTGGGAACCGGCAGTTTTTGAAATGAATTTTACTCCCAAAGGATTTCATGTCAGTTTTCTTTATAATATTTATATTTCTCAGGGAATTGTGATTCTTGTGGCCTCTTTTTTGGGGATTACCAAAGATAAATTTTTAATAGAGCAGGATGTCATCGACCTCGGCGAGGAAAAAGAACAGCTTTATCTTGACCTGTTAAAATCTAAGCTCAATCCGCATTTTCTATTGAACACCCTCAATAATATGTATGCCAACAGCTTTACCCATTCAGAGAAAACATCAGATTCTATTTTGCAGCTGAGTAAACTTTTGCAGTATATTATTTATGATAGCGGAAAGGACAAGATTAGTCTTACCCAGGAATTTTCTTCTTTAAAAGCCCTGGCTGCCTTATATCAGTTAAAATATAATGATCAGCTTGATATCGTTTTTAATATAGAAGATCAGGATGAGTTTGATATTGTTGAAATTCCGCCTTCTGTTTTTCTTACTTTGTTTGAAAATGCTTTAAAACATTCTGCTATTGGAATAGAGGAAAATAGTTTTATCAAATTATCCTGTACCATTAAAAATTCAGATTTATTTTTTGAAATTGTGAACTCTGTAGCCCAAAATCGGGAATATTCTGCCGAAACAAATTATAAAGGATTGGGAAATGATGCGGTTATTCATATATTAGAAAAATATTATTCGGGAAGGTTTGATTTTATTTCAGAACCTCAAGAAAATAATCAATATAAAATGTTTTTAAAAATTAAAATACATGGCTAA
- the groL gene encoding chaperonin GroEL (60 kDa chaperone family; promotes refolding of misfolded polypeptides especially under stressful conditions; forms two stacked rings of heptamers to form a barrel-shaped 14mer; ends can be capped by GroES; misfolded proteins enter the barrel where they are refolded when GroES binds), protein MAKEIKFDIESRDALKRGVDALANAVKVTLGPKGRNVVIEKSFGAPHVTKDGVSVAKEIELEDRVENMGAQMVKEVASKTNDIAGDGTTTATVLAQAIVREGLKNVAAGANPMDLKRGIDKAVTAVVENLKTQSQTVGDSTEMVKQVASVSANNDETIGALIAEAFGKVGKEGVITVEEAKGIDTTVDVVEGMQFDRGYQSPYFVTNPEKMLAELENPYILLVEKKISSMKELLPVLEPIAQGGKSLLIISEEVEGEALATLVVNKLRGSLKIAAVKAPGFGDRRKAMLEDIAILTGGQVISEEQGFTMENISLDMLGTAEKVTIDKDNTTVVNGGGDEAKIKGRVAQIKAQMETTTSDYDREKLQERLAKLAGGVAVLYVGAASEVEMKEKKDRVDDALHATRAAVEEGIVAGGGVALVRAISALENLTGINSDETTGIKIVKRAIEEPLRQIVANAGGEGSVIVAKVAEGTGDFGYNAKTDEYVQMLEAGIIDPTKVTRVALENAASVSGMLLTTECVITEVKSAEPAMPMGGGMPGMM, encoded by the coding sequence ATGGCAAAAGAAATAAAATTCGATATTGAATCAAGAGACGCTTTAAAGAGAGGTGTAGATGCATTGGCTAATGCAGTAAAAGTAACTTTAGGTCCTAAAGGAAGAAATGTAGTAATCGAAAAATCTTTCGGTGCTCCACACGTAACTAAGGATGGTGTGTCTGTTGCAAAAGAAATCGAACTTGAAGACAGAGTAGAAAATATGGGAGCGCAAATGGTAAAAGAAGTTGCGTCCAAAACTAATGATATCGCAGGAGACGGTACTACTACCGCTACTGTTTTAGCACAGGCTATCGTAAGAGAAGGTCTTAAGAATGTAGCTGCTGGTGCTAACCCAATGGATCTTAAGAGAGGAATCGACAAAGCAGTAACTGCTGTTGTTGAAAACTTAAAAACTCAGTCTCAGACTGTTGGAGATTCTACAGAAATGGTAAAGCAAGTAGCTTCTGTTTCTGCTAACAACGACGAAACAATCGGTGCTTTAATCGCTGAAGCTTTCGGAAAAGTTGGAAAAGAAGGAGTAATCACTGTAGAGGAAGCTAAAGGTATCGATACAACAGTTGATGTTGTAGAAGGTATGCAGTTCGACAGAGGATACCAGTCACCTTACTTTGTGACTAACCCTGAAAAAATGTTAGCTGAACTTGAAAACCCATATATCCTTTTAGTAGAGAAGAAAATTTCTTCAATGAAAGAATTACTTCCAGTTCTTGAGCCAATTGCACAGGGTGGTAAGTCTCTATTAATCATCTCTGAAGAAGTTGAAGGTGAAGCTTTAGCTACTTTGGTAGTAAACAAATTAAGAGGTTCTCTTAAAATTGCAGCTGTAAAAGCTCCAGGATTCGGAGACAGAAGAAAAGCAATGTTAGAAGATATCGCTATCCTTACAGGTGGACAGGTAATTTCTGAAGAGCAAGGTTTCACTATGGAAAACATCTCTTTAGATATGCTTGGAACTGCTGAGAAAGTAACGATCGACAAAGACAACACAACTGTTGTAAACGGTGGTGGTGACGAAGCGAAAATCAAAGGAAGAGTAGCTCAAATCAAAGCTCAGATGGAAACTACAACTTCTGACTACGACAGAGAGAAACTTCAGGAAAGATTAGCTAAGTTAGCTGGTGGTGTTGCTGTATTGTACGTAGGTGCTGCTTCTGAAGTAGAAATGAAAGAGAAAAAAGACAGAGTTGATGATGCCCTTCACGCTACAAGAGCAGCAGTTGAAGAAGGTATCGTAGCTGGAGGTGGTGTTGCTTTAGTAAGAGCAATTTCAGCTTTAGAAAACCTTACTGGAATCAATTCTGACGAAACTACAGGGATCAAAATCGTGAAAAGAGCGATCGAAGAGCCATTAAGACAAATCGTTGCTAACGCAGGTGGTGAGGGTTCTGTAATCGTTGCTAAAGTAGCAGAAGGAACAGGAGACTTCGGATACAATGCTAAAACTGACGAGTATGTTCAAATGCTTGAAGCAGGAATCATTGACCCAACTAAAGTAACAAGAGTTGCCCTTGAAAACGCAGCTTCTGTATCTGGAATGCTTTTAACAACTGAATGTGTAATCACTGAAGTGAAGAGCGCAGAACCAGCTATGCCAATGGGTGGTGGAATGCCAGGAATGATGTAG
- a CDS encoding RNA-directed DNA polymerase, translated as MRENFRKALKNIIAHGDTDVFPFPFERNLFEDKIEDTLNILENIHKNFSSHLISSPPLTIVKASQVGYYGFRRATLIEPFWNAYFLGLVISIAQKIEDIRIPISENKIFSYRYKWDKTKNTLFQNTTWIDYKKKCIELSLQYPFVLQTDISNFYPRINHHKLENELKRLNSSNTTEKISTLLSHFSGTISYGLPVGGPAARILAELSLNHADKHLKSQNIVFCRYADDYTIFCSSESEGYKNLIFLSEKLANDQLELQKGKTKILTSQEFQDIHKFLDPQNIESIESDDEQKLLNISIRFDPYSPTAIDDYEDLKKAVQEIDIIGILSKEVNKSTIDQTVTKQAINAIKVMDSHHQISAIKILLDSSNLLTLSPVFPSILRLIRGIYDDLDTYIQDFIDKELFNLFQIDSYLTKIELNVNYIVQILSLRHSYSKESLFIKLYDTTTNHLLRRQIIIAMSNWDCHYWLIDVKSNFSTLSMWERRAFMFSSYVLGDEGQHWRDHNKKRFTIEENLIKEWFSKKSQAKQKILV; from the coding sequence ATGAGAGAAAACTTTAGAAAAGCTTTAAAAAATATCATTGCTCATGGAGATACAGACGTATTTCCTTTTCCATTTGAAAGAAATTTATTTGAAGATAAAATTGAAGATACATTAAATATTTTAGAAAATATTCACAAAAATTTCTCCAGTCATTTAATAAGCTCCCCACCATTAACTATTGTTAAAGCTAGTCAAGTAGGTTACTATGGATTTAGACGCGCAACATTAATAGAACCCTTTTGGAACGCTTATTTTTTAGGTTTAGTAATTTCAATCGCACAAAAGATAGAAGACATTAGAATACCTATTTCAGAAAATAAAATATTTTCTTATCGTTATAAATGGGATAAAACAAAAAACACATTGTTCCAAAATACTACATGGATTGACTATAAGAAAAAGTGCATTGAATTATCTTTACAATATCCTTTTGTACTTCAAACAGATATATCAAACTTTTATCCTCGAATTAACCATCACAAACTAGAAAATGAATTAAAGAGATTAAATAGTTCAAATACTACTGAAAAAATTTCTACACTTTTAAGCCACTTTTCGGGTACTATTTCTTATGGTTTACCTGTTGGTGGACCCGCAGCTCGCATTTTAGCGGAATTATCTTTAAATCATGCTGATAAACATCTAAAATCTCAGAATATTGTATTTTGCAGATATGCAGATGACTATACTATTTTTTGCAGTTCAGAATCAGAAGGTTATAAAAATTTAATTTTTCTTTCAGAAAAATTAGCTAATGACCAATTAGAATTACAAAAAGGCAAAACAAAAATTCTTACATCACAGGAATTTCAAGATATACATAAATTCTTAGATCCACAAAATATTGAATCTATTGAAAGTGATGATGAACAAAAATTGTTAAATATCTCAATTAGATTTGATCCATACTCTCCTACAGCTATTGATGATTACGAAGATCTTAAAAAAGCAGTACAAGAGATTGATATAATTGGCATTCTTTCCAAAGAAGTTAATAAATCAACAATAGATCAAACTGTTACAAAACAAGCTATAAATGCTATAAAAGTTATGGATTCTCATCATCAAATATCTGCAATAAAAATTTTACTTGATAGTAGTAATCTCTTAACATTATCACCTGTATTTCCTTCTATACTCAGACTAATCCGAGGTATTTACGATGATTTAGATACTTACATTCAAGATTTTATTGACAAAGAATTATTTAATCTTTTTCAAATTGATAGCTACTTAACAAAAATTGAATTAAATGTTAATTATATTGTTCAAATTTTATCGTTAAGGCATTCTTATAGTAAAGAATCACTATTTATTAAACTATATGACACAACAACGAATCACTTATTACGTAGACAAATAATTATTGCAATGTCAAACTGGGATTGTCACTATTGGCTTATTGATGTAAAAAGTAATTTTTCTACTTTATCTATGTGGGAACGAAGAGCTTTCATGTTTTCTTCTTATGTGTTAGGAGATGAAGGCCAACATTGGCGAGATCACAATAAGAAGCGTTTTACTATAGAAGAAAATCTTATCAAAGAATGGTTTAGTAAAAAAAGTCAAGCAAAACAAAAAATATTAGTATGA
- a CDS encoding Kelch repeat-containing protein: protein MKTKLVFLSFLSTLLAQAQTLDFKNLVNMSAGRGATASVIVDDNIYVSNGYQDKGGNANYIEKYNITDNKWSILNATLLTKKFANSETYDNKIYIFNGWGNSHLEIVDLATNTITKGAVNHSYTGNAGSAIHKGKIYVFGGTGLNGAATTKFSNRFQYYDIASNTWHPLPDMPTARETKGKIVNDKLYVIGGFNGTPSRLINVYDLNTNLWIKQYTMPAGISGHSLAVSDNKIFIAGGVNNQAFLAYFDTTTNKFHQLSSNMIPRRHATAEVYNNKLYIIGGSTTSVTSSAIKSIQVADISESVLTAQNLPTLNKNSKAYSQN, encoded by the coding sequence TTGAAAACAAAATTAGTATTCCTTTCTTTTTTGAGCACATTACTAGCCCAAGCCCAAACTCTTGATTTTAAAAACCTCGTCAATATGTCTGCAGGCAGAGGTGCTACAGCCAGTGTAATTGTGGACGATAATATCTATGTGAGCAATGGGTATCAGGATAAGGGAGGTAATGCCAATTATATTGAGAAATATAATATTACTGACAATAAATGGAGCATTCTCAATGCTACTCTACTTACCAAAAAGTTTGCTAATTCAGAGACTTACGATAATAAAATTTATATTTTTAACGGTTGGGGAAACAGCCATCTTGAAATTGTAGACCTTGCAACCAATACCATAACGAAAGGAGCTGTTAATCATTCTTATACAGGAAATGCAGGTTCTGCCATCCATAAAGGTAAAATATATGTGTTTGGCGGCACCGGACTAAACGGCGCTGCAACCACTAAATTTTCCAATAGATTTCAATATTATGATATTGCTTCCAATACATGGCATCCATTACCCGACATGCCCACAGCCAGAGAAACAAAGGGCAAAATTGTGAATGACAAGCTTTATGTCATTGGTGGTTTTAACGGTACTCCATCCCGTCTGATCAATGTTTACGACCTCAACACTAATCTCTGGATCAAGCAATATACAATGCCTGCTGGTATATCAGGCCATTCATTAGCAGTATCCGATAATAAAATTTTTATTGCGGGGGGTGTTAATAATCAAGCTTTTCTGGCCTATTTTGATACGACAACCAATAAGTTCCACCAGTTATCATCCAATATGATTCCCAGAAGGCATGCCACAGCAGAAGTATATAACAATAAACTATACATCATCGGTGGAAGTACAACGTCTGTCACCAGCTCAGCTATTAAAAGCATACAGGTGGCAGATATCAGCGAAAGTGTACTCACTGCGCAAAATCTCCCGACTTTGAACAAAAATTCCAAGGCATACTCCCAAAATTAG
- a CDS encoding DUF2490 domain-containing protein yields the protein MNLTIKLILTFLLILINSINVKSQSIDNYNMWYQYIMNAKLTNKTTLTALSQYRSFDLAADGRLFLVNAYLEYQVAPGVEPGAGAMFLILNSYNSKREKVTRYETRPFQQVTLTGNIGRTLVNHRFRVEERFLSNPDEFKVRLRYLLSMRIPFGKLGKYYGIVKNEIRINATKTDIFDSNRITAGLGIKLSKASAIEVAYINQLGNQRTDNYAYVGFRNTFDWRKKEQ from the coding sequence ATGAACCTTACCATAAAATTAATTCTCACTTTCTTATTAATTCTTATCAACAGTATTAACGTAAAAAGCCAAAGTATTGATAATTACAATATGTGGTATCAATACATTATGAACGCAAAGCTTACTAATAAAACTACGTTGACAGCTCTTTCCCAATACCGGTCATTTGATCTTGCTGCGGACGGAAGATTATTTCTCGTGAATGCCTACCTTGAATATCAGGTTGCTCCCGGAGTAGAACCCGGTGCCGGTGCCATGTTTCTCATATTGAATTCTTACAACTCCAAAAGAGAAAAAGTAACCCGCTATGAAACAAGACCTTTTCAACAGGTTACTCTGACAGGAAATATAGGAAGAACGCTGGTCAATCATCGTTTTCGGGTAGAAGAACGTTTCCTCAGTAATCCTGATGAATTTAAAGTACGATTGAGATATCTCCTTTCCATGAGAATTCCCTTTGGAAAACTGGGAAAATATTATGGGATTGTAAAAAATGAAATCCGTATCAATGCTACCAAAACAGATATATTCGACAGCAATCGTATCACGGCAGGGCTTGGGATAAAACTAAGCAAAGCTTCCGCTATTGAAGTCGCCTATATCAACCAGCTCGGCAATCAGAGAACCGACAATTACGCTTACGTCGGTTTCCGCAATACATTCGACTGGAGAAAAAAAGAACAATAA
- a CDS encoding YegJ family protein — MHFKFPIYLFSCLTILSCQKKDQIVKVDNEPGIHILQGEDNEMNTAIQNAQNSFYQFKQAIESHNPDYYNFALKERFTTPDSGGEHIWISEVQYADHKFYGIVDGEPISTTAVKLGDTIEINPQDITDWMYIDKNIVKGAYTTRVLRKRISKEEREQMDKESGFIFENE, encoded by the coding sequence ATGCATTTTAAATTTCCTATCTATCTATTTTCATGTCTTACCATACTAAGCTGTCAGAAAAAGGATCAAATTGTAAAAGTAGATAATGAGCCCGGTATTCACATTTTACAGGGAGAAGACAATGAAATGAATACTGCAATACAAAATGCACAAAACTCTTTTTACCAGTTTAAACAAGCAATAGAAAGTCACAATCCGGATTATTATAATTTTGCTTTGAAAGAAAGATTTACTACTCCTGATTCCGGAGGTGAGCATATCTGGATAAGCGAAGTGCAATATGCTGACCATAAATTCTACGGAATTGTAGATGGGGAGCCCATTTCAACAACAGCGGTAAAACTGGGAGATACTATTGAAATTAATCCTCAAGATATTACGGATTGGATGTATATTGATAAAAACATTGTAAAAGGAGCGTATACTACGAGAGTTTTAAGGAAAAGAATATCAAAGGAAGAGCGCGAACAAATGGACAAGGAAAGTGGGTTTATTTTTGAGAATGAGTAA